In a single window of the Candidatus Poribacteria bacterium genome:
- a CDS encoding NUDIX hydrolase — protein MAHVNRRLTEMEALFGSPAVHRQQWLASDHEMALLYTASSRGRLHDVTLLIARGEQFAVIRKPSYPAHVYRPPSGGVEIGETLSQGAAREAYEETGTRISLRRYLVRAEMTFVRDGHPSETLDWMTHVFLADWLEGSPAPVDTQEIADARWATRDELSAGLLEELEAAETHGLRYRGWLQRIALDALSAWDQQPVTRIALATRALRQDPDV, from the coding sequence ATGGCGCATGTGAACCGGCGGCTGACAGAGATGGAAGCTCTGTTCGGCTCGCCCGCCGTGCACCGACAGCAGTGGCTCGCCTCGGATCACGAGATGGCGTTACTGTACACGGCTTCCAGTCGGGGCAGGCTTCACGACGTCACCCTCCTCATCGCGCGCGGCGAGCAGTTTGCGGTCATCCGCAAGCCCAGCTATCCCGCCCATGTATACCGCCCTCCCAGCGGCGGCGTTGAGATTGGGGAGACGTTGAGCCAGGGCGCCGCCCGGGAAGCCTACGAAGAGACCGGCACGCGCATCTCGCTTCGACGGTACCTCGTCCGCGCCGAGATGACGTTCGTTCGCGATGGGCATCCCAGTGAAACGCTCGACTGGATGACGCACGTTTTCCTTGCAGACTGGCTGGAGGGCTCCCCCGCGCCCGTGGACACGCAAGAGATCGCGGACGCGCGTTGGGCGACCCGCGACGAGCTGTCGGCGGGCTTGTTGGAGGAGCTCGAAGCGGCTGAGACGCACGGGCTTCGATATCGCGGATGGCTCCAGCGCATCGCGCTCGACGCGCTGAGCGCATGGGACCAGCAGCCGGTCACACGGATCGCTCTTGCGACTCGCGCTCTCCGGCAGGACCCGGACGTCTGA
- a CDS encoding cell division protein ZapA, with amino-acid sequence MDSQDDFESLSLHIFGPPVRVRVPASEAKDIERAAEMLRNRFEEARDPREPPDRTLLRVALEVAYESYCSQRNAGQMLRRLLKMLDHEMDA; translated from the coding sequence ATGGATTCGCAGGACGATTTCGAGTCCCTATCGCTTCATATCTTCGGTCCCCCAGTACGCGTGCGCGTGCCCGCCTCGGAGGCGAAGGACATCGAGCGCGCTGCCGAGATGCTGAGGAACCGCTTCGAGGAAGCCCGGGACCCGCGTGAGCCTCCGGATCGGACCCTCCTCCGAGTCGCTCTGGAGGTCGCCTATGAGTCCTACTGCAGCCAGCGCAACGCGGGGCAGATGCTGCGGCGACTGCTCAAGATGCTCGACCACGAGATGGACGCCTGA
- a CDS encoding Gfo/Idh/MocA family oxidoreductase — protein MQTPIRIGVIGLVNDRIWQDIEEALATPDVEIVAGAEVNDRLRLRFGERIGCPEDALFLDGAQMLEAVPLQAVLVGMPTGENAHIVEVCAQHRVGVMLQKPMATSLDEADVITTAVQRSSIPFMVNIPEFWTPAVREATLMARDGKIGTLSRVYFRAAHAGPAEIGCSEEMQAWLFDPVLNPGGALLDLCSYGAQLSAWLLGKPESVVGVGANFVKKDLDVYDTGVLVMKYRSALSLCEGSWTDVGGIAPQGPAFTGSRGSIVIQGDSLLLVEPENPDGRRWTPEASEAQGPHGVAYFLSRLANGRSIDAPFGLTTSRDAQEILEAGFRSNQTGMECPLPVR, from the coding sequence ATGCAGACTCCGATCCGCATCGGGGTCATCGGCTTGGTCAACGACCGCATCTGGCAGGACATCGAGGAAGCCCTGGCGACGCCGGATGTTGAGATCGTCGCCGGAGCCGAAGTGAACGATAGGCTCCGTCTCCGGTTCGGCGAACGGATCGGTTGTCCCGAAGACGCGCTCTTCCTTGACGGGGCGCAGATGCTGGAAGCCGTGCCGCTCCAAGCCGTTCTCGTCGGGATGCCGACCGGCGAAAACGCCCACATTGTCGAGGTGTGCGCCCAGCATCGCGTCGGCGTGATGCTACAGAAGCCGATGGCGACGTCGCTGGACGAGGCGGACGTCATCACGACCGCCGTCCAGCGTTCGAGCATCCCCTTCATGGTAAACATCCCGGAGTTCTGGACACCTGCAGTGCGCGAAGCCACGCTCATGGCTCGCGACGGGAAGATCGGAACGCTGTCGCGCGTCTACTTCCGCGCCGCGCATGCGGGACCTGCCGAGATCGGCTGCTCAGAGGAGATGCAGGCGTGGCTGTTCGATCCGGTGCTCAACCCCGGCGGCGCGCTGTTGGACCTGTGTTCGTACGGCGCCCAGTTGAGCGCATGGCTGCTAGGCAAGCCCGAAAGCGTTGTCGGCGTCGGCGCCAACTTCGTCAAGAAGGACCTCGACGTCTATGACACGGGCGTCCTCGTGATGAAGTACCGGAGCGCGCTGTCGCTGTGCGAAGGAAGTTGGACGGATGTCGGCGGCATTGCTCCCCAGGGGCCCGCCTTCACCGGATCGCGCGGGTCCATCGTCATCCAGGGCGACAGCCTGCTGCTCGTCGAGCCGGAGAACCCAGACGGACGGCGATGGACGCCTGAGGCGTCCGAGGCACAGGGTCCGCACGGTGTCGCGTACTTTCTGTCGCGTCTCGCCAACGGCAGGAGCATCGACGCGCCGTTCGGGCTGACGACCTCGCGCGACGCCCAAGAAATCCTGGAAGCCGGCTTCCGCTCCAACCAGACGGGGATGGAGTGTCCTCTGCCGGTACGGTGA
- a CDS encoding shikimate dehydrogenase, with the protein MNESERFVVPEAAMPITGHTNIVGVIGDPISHSRSPAMHNAAFERLGMDWVYVPFRVKPPDLDEAIRGLKAAGVRGINATIPHKERLVGHVDTLSPEAELIGAVNTLVFDEDGIHGENTDARGFLAAMTEAGFDMPVGRRVVILGAGGAARAVAAAFVGIGVSEIVIANRTPEKAQRLAEDLTRRTSIDALGVALMSDALAPLMREAHLLVNTTSGGMAGNSPLAFDPGLLRAPLSVYDIIYTPPETPLLRSAAENGCRVLNGIGMLVHQGAIAFELWTGTAPPVDVMRKALLASL; encoded by the coding sequence ATGAACGAGTCGGAGAGATTCGTCGTTCCAGAGGCAGCGATGCCAATCACGGGTCACACCAATATCGTCGGCGTCATCGGCGATCCGATCTCGCACTCTCGCTCGCCTGCCATGCACAACGCAGCCTTCGAGCGGTTGGGCATGGACTGGGTCTATGTGCCGTTTCGTGTGAAGCCTCCTGACCTGGACGAAGCGATCCGAGGGCTGAAGGCTGCCGGCGTTCGGGGCATCAACGCGACGATTCCGCACAAAGAGCGCCTGGTCGGACACGTCGACACGCTGAGCCCGGAGGCGGAGCTGATCGGCGCGGTGAACACGCTCGTCTTCGACGAGGACGGGATCCACGGCGAGAACACGGATGCGCGAGGGTTCCTGGCGGCGATGACCGAGGCGGGTTTTGATATGCCCGTGGGACGCCGCGTCGTGATCCTGGGAGCCGGGGGCGCGGCGCGAGCCGTTGCCGCGGCTTTCGTCGGTATCGGCGTGTCGGAGATCGTGATCGCGAATCGCACCCCGGAGAAGGCGCAGCGGCTCGCCGAAGACCTGACGCGGCGCACGAGCATCGATGCGCTCGGCGTCGCACTGATGAGCGACGCGTTGGCGCCGTTGATGCGAGAGGCGCACCTGCTGGTCAACACGACCTCCGGCGGGATGGCAGGCAACTCGCCTCTGGCGTTCGATCCGGGGCTGTTGCGTGCGCCCCTGTCGGTCTATGATATTATCTACACGCCGCCGGAAACCCCGCTGCTTCGGAGCGCCGCCGAGAACGGGTGTCGTGTCCTGAACGGAATCGGGATGCTGGTGCACCAGGGCGCGATCGCGTTCGAGCTCTGGACGGGCACGGCTCCTCCGGTCGATGTGATGCGAAAGGCATTGCTCGCATCGCTCTAA